In Polyangiaceae bacterium, a genomic segment contains:
- a CDS encoding MBL fold metallo-hydrolase — translation MSASAQWHETGFRNTAAVSPGLRPGTTWSTIGEYLTGGQRRSPPAPLPSVDPRGVWARPAETGLRATWLGHSTVLLEIDGVRVLTDPVWGPRASPFSFSGPKRFQPAPVPVSALPPLDAVVISHDHYDHLDYPSICQLAELGVPFYTSLGVGAHLEAWGVPAERIVELDWWEQVRLPQAELWITATPSQHFSGRGLRDRNLTLWSGMALRTARHSVFFSGDTGLTEEYALIRRRLGPFDLVLLEIGAFHEAWGQIHLGPDNALAAHALLGGGTLMPVHWGTFNLALHAWDEPVETLLARAEPTNTSLFIPRLGAALEPARSHGVEPWWRGVGAREPVILPAAAG, via the coding sequence ATGAGCGCCAGCGCCCAGTGGCACGAGACCGGCTTTCGCAACACCGCCGCCGTGTCCCCGGGGCTCCGCCCCGGCACCACCTGGTCGACCATCGGCGAGTATCTCACCGGTGGGCAGCGGCGCTCTCCGCCCGCGCCGCTCCCCAGTGTGGATCCCCGCGGCGTGTGGGCGCGCCCCGCGGAGACGGGCCTGCGCGCAACTTGGCTCGGCCACTCCACCGTGCTGCTCGAGATCGACGGCGTCCGCGTGCTCACCGATCCGGTGTGGGGCCCCCGCGCGTCGCCGTTCTCCTTCTCCGGACCCAAGCGCTTTCAACCCGCGCCCGTGCCCGTCTCCGCACTGCCGCCGTTGGACGCCGTCGTGATCTCCCACGACCACTACGATCACCTCGACTACCCCAGCATCTGTCAGCTGGCGGAGCTCGGCGTGCCCTTCTACACGTCCCTCGGTGTGGGCGCACACCTGGAAGCCTGGGGCGTCCCTGCGGAACGCATCGTTGAGCTGGACTGGTGGGAGCAGGTCCGACTACCGCAGGCGGAGCTCTGGATCACCGCCACTCCATCGCAGCACTTCTCGGGACGTGGCCTGCGCGATCGCAACCTCACGCTGTGGTCCGGAATGGCGCTCCGCACGGCGCGCCATTCGGTGTTCTTCAGCGGAGACACCGGGCTCACCGAGGAATACGCCCTCATTCGCCGCCGTCTCGGCCCCTTCGATCTGGTGCTGCTCGAGATCGGCGCCTTTCACGAGGCCTGGGGGCAGATCCACCTGGGGCCCGACAACGCCCTCGCCGCGCACGCGTTGCTCGGCGGCGGCACCCTGATGCCCGTGCACTGGGGGACGTTCAATCTCGCGCTCCACGCCTGGGACGAGCCGGTCGAAACGCTCCTTGCCCGCGCCGAGCCAACAAACACTTCTCTATTCATCCCCCGGCTCGGGGCAGCCCTCGAGCCCGCCCGAAGCCACGGCGTCGAGCCCTGGTGGCGCGGCGTGGGTGCTCGCGAGCCGGTCATCTTGCCCGCCGCCGCTGGATAG
- the ppk2 gene encoding polyphosphate kinase 2, with the protein MGKKNRDKEADVEKQDGEQGDGSKKLKTKRYEKELRRLQIELVKLQEWIKHEGLKVVVIFEGRDAAGKGGAIKRITECLNPRVCHVVALPAPTEREKTQWYFQRYVAHLPAAGEMVILDRSWYNRSGVERVMGFCSDDEYREFLRSCPEFERMLIRSGITLIKYWFSVNPEEQERRFQSRLKDTTKRWKLSPMDLASRERWVEYSKAKDEMFAYTDIKQAPWYVVDADDKKRARLNCISHLLSMIPYEDLTPELPKLKPRLHVRDTISPELGYVRPPISDQTFVPDHYGKT; encoded by the coding sequence ATGGGGAAGAAGAACCGAGACAAGGAAGCGGACGTCGAGAAGCAGGATGGCGAACAGGGCGACGGCTCCAAGAAGCTCAAAACCAAGCGCTACGAGAAAGAGCTTCGCCGCTTGCAGATCGAGCTGGTCAAGCTCCAGGAGTGGATCAAGCACGAAGGCCTGAAGGTCGTCGTGATTTTCGAAGGGCGTGATGCCGCCGGTAAGGGCGGCGCCATCAAGCGCATCACGGAGTGCTTGAACCCGCGCGTGTGTCACGTGGTTGCGCTGCCGGCGCCGACGGAACGCGAGAAGACCCAATGGTACTTCCAGCGCTACGTGGCACACCTGCCCGCGGCGGGCGAAATGGTGATCTTGGATCGCAGCTGGTACAACCGCTCGGGCGTCGAACGCGTGATGGGCTTCTGCAGCGACGACGAGTACCGGGAGTTCTTGCGCTCGTGCCCGGAGTTCGAGCGCATGTTGATCCGCTCCGGTATCACCCTCATCAAGTACTGGTTCTCGGTGAACCCCGAGGAACAGGAGCGCCGCTTCCAGAGTCGTCTCAAGGACACCACCAAACGCTGGAAGCTGTCGCCCATGGACCTCGCGTCCCGCGAGCGGTGGGTGGAGTACTCCAAGGCCAAGGACGAGATGTTCGCCTACACGGACATCAAGCAAGCGCCCTGGTACGTGGTGGATGCGGACGACAAGAAGCGGGCTCGGCTGAACTGCATCAGCCACCTGCTCTCCATGATCCCGTACGAGGATTTGACGCCGGAGCTACCCAAGCTGAAGCCTCGGTTGCACGTCCGCGACACCATTTCTCCGGAGCTCGGCTACGTACGCCCGCCCATCTCGGACCAGACGTTCGTTCCGGATCACTACGGCAAGACCTGA
- a CDS encoding alpha/beta hydrolase — protein MNETRFIDVGHSQLAYRRVGSGPDVVFIHGWPLHSATFRHIVPELSADFTCHLFDLPGTGESTWTEPRRICMREHAKTVRSAIDAIGLERYAMIAHDSGGLIARLVAAGDPDRVSALVLGNTEVPAHVPWQVKVYVALANVPLGSAALLSMLRIGAVRRSALGFGGCFRDPHFVDGEFFDLFVRPLLESKRVAQGQMLLAKNIELDMAEAMPALHAKIPAPVRLIWGPEDPFFPIDNARQMLKQLAGPADLVEIEGAKLFAHEEFPKRFAQECRQFLCDNLPNRRSCTEAGTPSQALRESDAVE, from the coding sequence ATGAACGAAACACGCTTCATCGACGTCGGTCACAGCCAACTCGCCTATCGCCGCGTGGGGAGCGGCCCGGACGTGGTCTTCATCCACGGCTGGCCGCTGCACTCCGCCACGTTTCGCCACATCGTGCCGGAGCTCTCGGCGGACTTCACCTGCCACCTGTTCGATCTACCGGGCACCGGCGAGAGCACCTGGACCGAACCGCGGCGCATCTGCATGCGAGAGCACGCAAAGACGGTGCGCTCCGCCATCGACGCCATCGGCCTCGAACGCTACGCGATGATCGCCCACGACAGCGGCGGGCTGATCGCCCGGCTCGTCGCCGCCGGTGATCCCGACCGTGTCAGTGCGTTGGTGCTGGGCAACACCGAGGTTCCGGCCCACGTTCCCTGGCAGGTGAAGGTGTACGTGGCGCTGGCGAACGTGCCCCTTGGCAGCGCCGCGCTGCTGTCCATGTTGCGGATCGGCGCCGTGCGCCGTTCCGCGCTCGGCTTCGGCGGCTGCTTTCGCGATCCCCACTTCGTGGACGGCGAGTTCTTCGACTTGTTCGTGCGTCCGCTGCTCGAGTCCAAGCGTGTGGCACAGGGCCAGATGCTGCTCGCCAAGAACATCGAGCTCGACATGGCCGAGGCCATGCCGGCGTTGCACGCGAAGATCCCTGCACCCGTGCGTTTGATCTGGGGTCCGGAAGATCCCTTCTTTCCCATCGACAACGCACGGCAGATGTTGAAGCAGCTCGCGGGACCCGCGGACCTGGTCGAGATCGAAGGGGCCAAGCTGTTCGCCCACGAGGAGTTCCCCAAGCGCTTCGCGCAGGAGTGCCGACAGTTCCTCTGCGACAATTTGCCCAATCGCAGGAGCTGCACCGAAGCGGGAACACCCTCGCAAGCCTTGCGGGAATCCGACGCCGTCGAGTGA
- a CDS encoding helix-turn-helix transcriptional regulator produces MTKSKLFPALLKHWRSSRGMSQLDLALSADVSSRHVSFLETGRASPSREMVLRLGATLGVPLREQNAMLVAAGFAEEFSEAEGLPPAIERALSRMLAQQEPYPMVVMNRLYRVLRLNGAAEKLLARFVAEPAALAPPVNVLDMVLDPRLCRPFIQDWEHVARDVLGRLHRESLANPADADLSALLESAFRHPDVPESLRHPDFSRPSEATLAFRVRRGDLAMGFLTTLTVFSAPQNVTLDELRIESYFPLDEATERECQRQG; encoded by the coding sequence GTGACCAAGTCCAAATTGTTCCCGGCTCTGCTCAAGCACTGGCGCTCCTCACGCGGAATGAGTCAGCTCGATCTGGCGCTGAGCGCGGACGTCTCTTCGCGCCACGTGAGCTTCCTGGAGACGGGGCGCGCGTCGCCCAGCCGCGAAATGGTCCTGCGCCTGGGCGCCACCCTCGGTGTTCCTCTCCGTGAGCAGAACGCCATGCTCGTGGCGGCGGGTTTCGCCGAGGAGTTCTCCGAAGCCGAGGGCCTGCCCCCCGCCATCGAGCGCGCCCTCTCGCGCATGCTCGCGCAGCAAGAGCCGTATCCCATGGTGGTGATGAATCGGCTGTACCGGGTGCTGCGCTTGAACGGGGCCGCGGAGAAGCTGCTCGCGCGCTTCGTGGCCGAACCCGCTGCACTGGCGCCCCCGGTCAACGTGCTCGACATGGTGCTCGATCCGCGGCTGTGTCGACCCTTCATCCAAGACTGGGAGCACGTGGCGCGGGACGTGCTGGGTCGCCTGCATCGCGAGTCCTTGGCCAACCCGGCGGACGCGGACTTGTCCGCCCTGTTGGAGTCAGCGTTTCGTCACCCGGACGTGCCGGAGAGCCTGCGCCACCCGGACTTTTCCCGGCCCAGCGAGGCAACCCTGGCGTTTCGCGTCCGGCGCGGCGACCTGGCCATGGGCTTTCTGACGACGTTGACGGTGTTCAGCGCGCCGCAGAACGTGACCTTGGACGAGCTCCGTATCGAGAGCTACTTCCCGCTGGACGAAGCGACGGAGCGCGAGTGCCAGCGTCAGGGCTGA
- a CDS encoding hsp70 family protein has translation MPSVALVVGIDLGTTHTVVASAPLRAGAEAEVFAIPQLVSSGELAARPLLSSFLFAPVAGEAAADPWGDAPWVIGELARRRGQEVPGRLVSSAKSWLCHSRVDRTAAILPWGSEDEDLPRLSPVEASARILAHVRSAWDAAHPDAPLAEQQVVLTVPASFDEVARELTLRAARAAGLTVRLLEEPQAAFYDALARLGTDALTPLLEERDHALALVVDVGGGTTDLTLIRIERSDGGFALTRVAVGRHLLLGGDNMDLALAHLAESRLGDKKLDPQRFGQLVLACRGAKEALLGAAPPHDAPVTVLGHGSALVGGTLSTRLTRAEVERVVLDGFLPTVAQGAAAGRGRAGLVAFGLPYEHDPAITRHIAQFFQRHAEGENGPHAVLLNGGLFRAERIAHRVTSMLASWSSSGLTRLPESDPDLAVARGAVAYGLALGGHGIVIGGGSAHGYYLGIEGGRAVCVVPRGAKEGERHVASGRRLALRIGRPVRFELYASDDARVDAAGEVVTLDEERHQRLPPLATSFSAEQTSGAEVTVALEGELSPVGTLELSCVELDAKEPRHFALAFELRGDTPSEAPEDVAKKSLRPGRVSVRPEGPRFDEAQELVLRVFGKSKSDVKERAVKDLWRDLEKTLGERGSWSGELARALFDVLGPLHAARRRSADHERVWWMLAGYTSRPGYGHPLDPQRIRTLSPLFEQGLSFPNEARGWQQFWIAWRRVAGGLAEDLQVRIRDRIDPFLAPPGEGGKKPKGFKPQAHDEMLELSAALEQVPARRRAQLGNWLIERTWNDRNPRLWSAIGRLGARVPIYGSAHNVVPAKEAERWVDHLLREKWDEVRAAPRAARDLARVSGDRARDLSAPVRERVAAELERQGADPEWVRMVRELVAIADSDRAEFFGDELPVGLRLVE, from the coding sequence ATCCCCAGCGTGGCCCTCGTCGTCGGCATCGATCTGGGAACCACCCATACGGTGGTGGCCTCTGCGCCGCTGCGCGCGGGGGCCGAGGCGGAGGTCTTCGCGATCCCGCAGCTGGTGAGCAGCGGAGAGCTCGCGGCGCGACCGCTTTTGTCGTCCTTCTTGTTTGCCCCGGTGGCGGGGGAAGCCGCGGCGGATCCGTGGGGCGATGCGCCCTGGGTGATCGGCGAGCTCGCGCGCCGGCGCGGACAGGAAGTGCCGGGGCGGTTGGTGTCGAGCGCCAAGAGCTGGCTGTGTCACTCGCGGGTGGATCGCACGGCGGCGATCTTGCCTTGGGGCAGCGAGGACGAAGACCTGCCGCGGCTGTCTCCGGTGGAGGCGAGCGCGCGCATCCTCGCGCACGTGCGGAGCGCTTGGGATGCCGCCCATCCCGACGCGCCCCTCGCGGAGCAGCAGGTCGTGCTCACGGTGCCCGCGTCCTTCGACGAGGTCGCGCGGGAGCTCACGCTGCGAGCGGCGCGGGCGGCAGGGCTCACGGTGCGCCTGCTCGAAGAGCCGCAGGCGGCGTTCTACGATGCGCTGGCGCGACTGGGGACCGACGCCCTGACGCCACTGCTCGAGGAGCGGGACCACGCGCTGGCCCTGGTGGTGGACGTCGGGGGCGGCACCACGGACCTGACGTTGATCCGCATCGAGCGGAGCGACGGCGGCTTCGCTCTCACGCGCGTGGCGGTGGGTCGCCATCTGCTCTTGGGCGGCGACAACATGGACCTCGCGCTCGCCCACTTGGCGGAATCGCGCCTGGGCGACAAAAAGCTCGATCCCCAGCGCTTCGGCCAGCTGGTACTGGCGTGTCGCGGGGCCAAGGAGGCACTGCTCGGCGCTGCGCCCCCGCACGACGCACCGGTGACGGTGCTCGGCCACGGCTCCGCCCTGGTCGGCGGCACTTTGAGCACGCGCCTCACTCGCGCGGAAGTGGAGCGCGTCGTGCTCGACGGCTTCTTGCCGACGGTGGCACAGGGCGCCGCAGCGGGGCGCGGCCGCGCGGGCCTGGTCGCCTTCGGTCTGCCCTACGAGCACGATCCGGCGATCACGCGGCACATTGCGCAGTTCTTTCAGCGGCACGCAGAAGGCGAGAACGGTCCCCACGCGGTGCTGCTCAACGGCGGTCTGTTCCGCGCGGAACGCATCGCTCATCGCGTCACGAGCATGCTCGCGTCGTGGAGCAGCAGCGGCCTGACACGGCTGCCGGAGTCGGATCCGGATCTCGCCGTCGCCCGCGGCGCGGTGGCCTACGGCCTCGCCCTCGGCGGCCATGGCATCGTCATCGGTGGCGGCAGCGCGCACGGGTACTACCTGGGCATCGAGGGAGGCCGCGCGGTGTGCGTCGTTCCGCGTGGCGCGAAGGAAGGCGAGCGGCACGTCGCCTCGGGGCGGCGCCTCGCGCTGCGCATCGGTCGCCCGGTGCGCTTCGAGCTGTACGCCTCGGACGATGCCCGGGTGGACGCGGCCGGCGAGGTGGTGACCCTCGACGAAGAGCGACACCAACGCCTACCGCCGCTCGCCACCAGCTTCAGCGCGGAGCAGACCAGCGGCGCGGAAGTCACCGTGGCGCTGGAGGGCGAGCTGTCGCCGGTGGGCACGCTCGAGCTTTCCTGCGTGGAGCTCGATGCGAAGGAGCCGCGCCACTTCGCGCTGGCGTTCGAGCTCCGAGGGGACACTCCCAGCGAAGCTCCGGAAGACGTCGCCAAGAAGTCGCTGCGCCCTGGGCGCGTGAGCGTACGACCCGAGGGCCCACGCTTCGACGAAGCGCAGGAGCTCGTGCTCCGGGTGTTCGGCAAGAGCAAGAGCGACGTGAAGGAACGCGCCGTGAAGGATCTGTGGCGCGACCTGGAAAAGACGCTGGGCGAGCGCGGCTCTTGGAGCGGCGAGCTCGCGCGGGCCTTGTTCGACGTCCTGGGGCCGCTGCACGCCGCGCGGCGCCGGAGCGCGGATCACGAGCGCGTGTGGTGGATGCTCGCGGGCTACACCTCCCGGCCGGGCTACGGACACCCGCTGGACCCACAGCGCATCCGCACCCTGTCGCCCTTGTTCGAGCAGGGGCTCTCGTTTCCAAACGAGGCGCGCGGCTGGCAGCAGTTCTGGATCGCTTGGCGCCGCGTCGCGGGCGGCCTGGCCGAAGACCTCCAGGTGCGCATTCGCGATCGCATCGATCCGTTCCTGGCGCCGCCCGGAGAGGGCGGCAAGAAGCCGAAGGGCTTCAAGCCCCAGGCCCACGACGAGATGCTGGAGCTGTCCGCGGCGCTGGAGCAGGTGCCCGCACGGCGGCGCGCCCAGCTCGGCAATTGGCTCATCGAGCGGACCTGGAACGATCGCAACCCGCGGCTGTGGTCCGCCATCGGCCGCCTGGGTGCCCGCGTGCCCATCTACGGCAGCGCCCACAACGTGGTGCCCGCCAAGGAAGCCGAGCGGTGGGTCGACCACCTCCTGCGCGAGAAGTGGGACGAGGTGCGCGCGGCGCCCCGGGCGGCGCGGGACCTGGCCCGCGTGAGCGGGGATCGCGCGCGGGATCTCTCGGCCCCGGTGCGGGAGCGCGTGGCCGCGGAGCTCGAGCGCCAGGGCGCGGACCCCGAGTGGGTGCGCATGGTGCGGGAGCTGGTCGCCATCGCCGACAGCGATCGCGCGGAGTTCTTCGGGGACGAGCTACCCGTCGGGCTTCGTCTGGTGGAATGA
- a CDS encoding aldo/keto reductase has product MEYRFLGRTGVRVSKLAFGTMSFGGDADEATSKALFWRCRDAGINVFDCADVYVHGRSEEILGQLVSACRDEVVLTTKAYFPTSGDVNARGATRYHLVRAVEASLKRLGTDRIDVFFLHRFDDVTPLEDTLRSVELLVQQGKILYPAVSNFSAWQAARAVGVAERHGFAPIVAMQPMYNLLKRQAEVEILPLAQAEGLGVFSYSPLAGGLLSGKYGVAVRPSEGRIIDNAMYQTRYGDASNFEIAERFRSIAQRHGHHPASLAIAWVAANPAITAPLLGARNLDQLEPCLRAADIVLSEELMREISRLSPTPPPATDRNEETSSHNYGAR; this is encoded by the coding sequence ATGGAGTATCGCTTCTTGGGGCGCACCGGCGTGCGCGTCTCCAAGCTCGCCTTCGGCACCATGTCTTTCGGCGGGGACGCCGACGAGGCCACGAGCAAGGCGCTGTTCTGGCGCTGTAGGGACGCGGGCATCAACGTGTTCGACTGCGCCGACGTCTACGTGCACGGTCGTTCCGAAGAGATCCTCGGCCAGCTCGTTTCCGCCTGTCGCGACGAAGTCGTGCTCACCACCAAGGCGTACTTCCCCACCTCCGGGGACGTGAACGCTCGCGGTGCCACGCGCTATCACCTGGTGCGCGCCGTGGAAGCGAGCCTCAAGCGCTTGGGCACGGATCGCATCGACGTCTTCTTCCTGCATCGCTTCGACGACGTCACGCCGCTGGAAGACACCCTGCGCTCGGTGGAGCTCTTGGTGCAGCAGGGCAAGATCTTGTACCCGGCGGTGAGCAACTTCTCCGCGTGGCAAGCGGCCCGCGCCGTGGGCGTTGCCGAACGCCATGGCTTCGCGCCCATCGTGGCGATGCAGCCGATGTACAACCTGCTCAAGCGCCAGGCGGAGGTGGAGATCTTGCCACTGGCCCAGGCGGAAGGGCTGGGCGTGTTCAGCTACAGCCCGCTCGCGGGGGGACTGCTCAGCGGCAAGTACGGTGTGGCGGTGCGCCCGTCCGAGGGCCGCATCATCGACAACGCGATGTACCAGACACGCTACGGCGATGCGTCCAACTTCGAGATCGCCGAGCGCTTCCGCAGCATCGCCCAGCGCCACGGCCACCACCCGGCCAGCCTCGCCATCGCTTGGGTGGCCGCCAACCCCGCCATCACCGCACCGCTGCTGGGCGCTCGCAATCTCGACCAGCTCGAGCCCTGCCTCCGTGCGGCGGACATCGTGCTTTCCGAGGAGCTGATGCGGGAGATCTCGCGACTGTCGCCCACCCCGCCACCCGCCACGGATCGCAACGAAGAGACCAGCAGCCACAACTACGGCGCCCGCTGA